Proteins encoded together in one Penicillium digitatum chromosome 1, complete sequence window:
- a CDS encoding Oxidoreductase, short chain dehydrogenase/reductase family, translated as MASKALAIIAGVGPGTGASIARRFAKSYSVVVLARNPDNYDPVVQEINSSGGQAFGISTDVSDSKSVNAAFDKIRVQYPSSKVAVAVFNSGGGFVVKPFLELTEEDYSNALKSQAQGAFNFAQRAIPLLLEARESSEYPPTLIFTGATASLKGSAKFAAFASSKFALRALAQSLAREFGPQGVHVSHTVIDGIIDIPRTKAWVFEHEDAKLSPDAIADSYWHLHTQPRTTFAFELDLRPYIEKW; from the exons ATGGCTTCCAAAGCACTCGCGATCATTGCTGGCGTTGGCCCCGGCACA GGTGCCTCAATCGCCAGGAGATTTGCAAAGTCATATTCTGTTGTGGTTCTTGCTCGAAACCCAGACAACTACGACCCAGTCGTTCAAGAAATTAATTCCAGCGGTGGCCAGGCCTTCGGCATTAGCACTGATGTCTCCGACTCGAAGAGTGTGAATGCTGCTTTTGACAAGATTCGGGTTCAGTATCCTTCCTCAAAGGTAGCTGTTGCTGTTTTCAACTCAGGTGGCGGCTTCGTGGTCAAGCCATTCCTCGAGCTCACGGAAGAAGATTACTCGAATGCACTAAAGTCACAGGC ACAGGGCGCCTTCAATTTTGCCCAACGGGCTATTCCGCTGCTCCTAGAAGCTCGCGAATCTTCGGAATACCCGCCCACTTTGATCTTCACGGGAGCTACCGCTAGTCTCAAGGGTTCTGCTAAATTTGCTGCGTTTGCTTCGAGCAAGTTTGCACTGCGTGCGTTGGCGCAATCACTTGCTCGTGAGTTTGGGCCGCAGGGCGTACATGTCTCGCATACTGTCATTGACGGTATCATTGATATTCCACGTACCAAAGCCTGGGTATTTGAGCATGAAGATGCTAAATTAAGCCCCGATGCC ATTGCGGATTCATATTGGCATTTGCATACTCAACCTCGCACGACATTTGCATTCGAGTTGGACCTCCGACCTTATATTGAGAAGTGGTAG